A section of the Jaculus jaculus isolate mJacJac1 chromosome 6, mJacJac1.mat.Y.cur, whole genome shotgun sequence genome encodes:
- the LOC101594223 gene encoding 14-3-3 protein theta-like: protein MDKTKLKAKQAEHFEDMATCMKAMTEQGAGLTNEERNLLSVAYKNVVEGSQVRPRVIASIEQKTNTSDKKLQPIKDCWEKVESELRSICTTVLELLGKYLIANATNPESKVFYLKMKGDYFQYFAEVACGDDHKQTIDNSQGAYQEAFDISEKEMQPTRPIRLGLPLNFSVFYCELLNNPELACTLAEMAFDEAIAEPDTLNEDSYKNSALIMPLLRDNSTLWTSGSAEECDAAEGAEN from the coding sequence ATGGATAAGACCAAGCTGAAGGCCAAGCAAGCTGAGCATTTCGAGGACATGGCCACCTGCATGAAGGCCATGACGGAGCAGGGCGCCGGGCTGACCAACGAGGAGCGCAATCTGCTCTCTGTGGCCTACAAGAATGTGGTGGAGGGGTCACAGGTCCGCCCCAGGGTCATCGCCAGCATTGAGCAGAAAACCAACACCTCTGACAAGAAGTTGCAGCCGATTAAGGACTGTTGGGAGAAAGTGGAGTCAGAGCTGAGGTCGATTTGCACCACGGTCCTGGAATTGTTGGGTAAGTATTTGATAGCCAATGCAACTAACCCAGAGAGTAAGGTCTTCTACCTGAAAATGAAGGGAGATTATTTCCAATACTTTGCTGAAGTCGCATGTGGTGATGATCACAAACAAACGATAGATAATTCTCAAGGAGCTTACCAAGAGGCATTTGATATAAGCGAGAAAGAGATGCAGCCCACGCGTCCAATACGCCTGGGCCTGCCTCTTAACTTTTCCGTATTTTACTGTGAGCTCCTTAATAACCCGGAGCTTGCCTGCACACTGGCTGAGATGGCTTTTGATGAGGCCATCGCTGAACCTGACACACTAAATGAAGACTCCTACAAGAACAGCGCCCTCATCATGCCGCTGCTTAGGGACAACTCAACATTGTGGACATCAGGCAGCGCAGAAGAATGTGACGCAGCAGAGGGTGCCGAAAACTAA